In Polaribacter sp. Hel_I_88, the following proteins share a genomic window:
- a CDS encoding head GIN domain-containing protein: MIKKATLIVLFITASFGANAQNWWGNSKKIKGNGNVITVKRTTSDYDGIAVGGSFDVVLIKGKEGTISIEGEENIIPLIETEVNGNTLQIKYQKNTNISTTKRLTITVTYNDLEKISIGGSGNITSEDVIKSNDLSISLGGSGNITLKVDADDLSVNIGGSGNVKLTGNSDDLSCSIAGSGSIKAYDLSTDTLNASIAGSGSIKITVSTKIKAKVVGSGSIYYKGNPSSVDSKSVGSGEVVDKN; encoded by the coding sequence ATGATTAAAAAAGCAACCCTTATTGTACTTTTTATAACTGCTAGTTTTGGCGCAAACGCACAGAATTGGTGGGGAAACAGTAAAAAAATTAAAGGAAATGGAAATGTGATTACCGTAAAAAGAACAACTTCTGATTACGATGGCATTGCTGTTGGTGGTTCTTTTGATGTTGTATTAATCAAAGGAAAAGAAGGCACCATTAGCATTGAAGGTGAAGAAAATATTATCCCTTTGATAGAAACTGAAGTTAATGGAAATACCCTACAAATAAAGTATCAGAAAAACACCAATATTAGCACCACTAAAAGATTAACAATTACTGTTACTTATAATGATCTTGAAAAAATATCGATAGGTGGTTCTGGAAATATTACTAGCGAAGATGTTATAAAAAGTAACGATTTATCGATTTCTTTAGGAGGTTCTGGAAACATAACATTAAAGGTAGATGCTGATGATTTAAGCGTAAACATTGGGGGTTCTGGAAACGTAAAATTAACGGGGAATTCTGATGATTTATCTTGCTCTATTGCTGGTTCTGGAAGTATTAAAGCCTACGATTTAAGTACAGATACTTTAAATGCCTCAATTGCTGGTTCTGGAAGTATTAAAATTACAGTTTCAACAAAAATAAAAGCGAAAGTTGTAGGTTCAGGTAGTATTTATTATAAAGGAAACCCAAGCAGTGTTGATTCAAAATCTGTGGGTTCTGGAGAAGTTGTTGATAAGAATTAA
- a CDS encoding carboxypeptidase-like regulatory domain-containing protein produces the protein MKTFKTISVNKSKFTCIAFCISFFFFTATLQAQEVQVSGTVKGKTYDKTTLLDGVNILLKGTRTGTTTNKKGAFTFPKKLKVGDILVFSYLGLATQNVKIKENSSVLNITLIEDDSQIFGALNSNKRYSSKKTKNK, from the coding sequence ATGAAAACATTTAAAACAATTTCAGTTAACAAATCGAAATTTACTTGTATCGCTTTTTGCATTTCCTTTTTCTTTTTCACGGCTACTTTACAAGCACAAGAAGTTCAAGTTTCAGGAACCGTAAAAGGAAAAACTTATGACAAAACAACACTTTTAGATGGTGTAAACATCCTTTTAAAAGGAACAAGAACTGGCACTACAACCAACAAAAAAGGAGCATTTACATTTCCCAAAAAATTAAAAGTTGGTGATATTTTAGTTTTTTCTTATTTGGGCTTAGCAACTCAAAATGTAAAAATCAAGGAAAATTCCTCTGTTTTAAACATCACTTTAATAGAAGATGATAGTCAAATTTTTGGCGCTTTAAATAGCAACAAACGTTATTCTTCTAAAAAAACTAAAAACAAATAA
- a CDS encoding RNA polymerase sigma factor, which yields MKANQPHITKLLERCKSSDKNAQLEIYNGYYKAMYNAAYRILKDSFEAEDIMQEAFLIAFTKLHTYKGEVTFGAWLKRIVINKSLTQLKKNGRYQGVKMDVVPTNEVEVEVIDYRGLCPKNVLNCLQNLKDNYRIVLTLNLIEGFDYEEIAQILNYSNENVRTTISRAKKKLKQVILADNTHIQEYGR from the coding sequence TTGAAAGCAAATCAACCACATATAACCAAACTTTTAGAACGCTGTAAATCGTCGGATAAAAACGCGCAGTTAGAAATTTATAATGGCTATTATAAAGCCATGTATAATGCTGCTTACCGAATTTTAAAAGACAGTTTTGAAGCTGAAGATATTATGCAAGAAGCTTTTTTAATAGCTTTTACAAAATTACATACGTATAAAGGTGAAGTTACTTTTGGAGCTTGGTTAAAACGAATTGTCATCAATAAAAGCTTAACACAACTAAAAAAGAATGGTCGTTATCAAGGAGTAAAAATGGACGTAGTTCCAACGAATGAAGTAGAAGTTGAAGTAATAGATTACAGAGGTTTGTGTCCAAAAAATGTTTTAAATTGTTTACAAAACTTAAAAGATAATTATAGAATTGTGTTGACTTTGAATTTAATTGAAGGTTTTGATTATGAAGAAATTGCACAAATATTAAACTATTCAAACGAAAATGTGAGAACCACAATTTCTAGAGCAAAGAAAAAATTAAAGCAAGTAATTCTTGCAGATAATACACACATACAAGAATATGGAAGATAA
- a CDS encoding neutral zinc metallopeptidase — protein MKWRSNRKSSNVDDRRGMSSGRSGSGNSSGLIKLLLPLILKLVTTKKGLILIVAIVGIMYFTGFNPLQFLSGGTSNQIQNTNYKGSASENELAEMSTLVLKSTEDVWNKIIPNYKEPTLVLFTNSVSSACGSASSATGPFYCPGDQKLYIDLSFFEEMATRLNAPGDFAQAYVIAHEVGHHIQKLMGTTDKMQQLRGKVSQKEYNSYSVKLELQADFLAGVWAHHAQNMDLILETGDLQEALDAAFAIGDDRLQKQSSGTVVPDSFTHGTSVQRMRWFKKGFETGDINQGDTFNANSL, from the coding sequence ATGAAGTGGAGAAGTAATCGTAAAAGTAGCAATGTTGATGATAGAAGAGGCATGTCTTCAGGAAGATCTGGAAGTGGCAATTCTTCTGGTTTGATTAAACTTTTATTGCCTTTAATCCTAAAATTAGTTACTACAAAAAAAGGGTTAATTCTTATTGTTGCAATTGTTGGTATCATGTACTTTACAGGTTTTAATCCACTGCAATTTTTATCTGGAGGAACCTCAAATCAAATACAAAACACAAATTACAAAGGTTCTGCATCTGAAAATGAATTGGCAGAAATGAGCACATTAGTTTTAAAAAGTACAGAAGATGTTTGGAACAAAATTATTCCTAATTATAAAGAACCAACTTTAGTGCTTTTTACCAATTCGGTTTCTTCTGCTTGTGGTTCTGCATCAAGTGCAACTGGCCCTTTTTATTGTCCTGGAGATCAAAAATTATATATCGATTTAAGTTTTTTTGAAGAAATGGCAACCAGACTAAATGCGCCTGGAGATTTTGCACAAGCCTATGTAATTGCTCATGAAGTTGGGCATCACATTCAAAAATTAATGGGTACAACAGATAAAATGCAACAACTTCGTGGCAAAGTAAGCCAAAAAGAATACAATAGTTACTCTGTAAAATTAGAATTACAAGCCGACTTTTTAGCTGGAGTTTGGGCACACCATGCTCAAAATATGGACTTGATTTTAGAAACTGGCGATTTACAAGAAGCATTAGATGCAGCTTTTGCCATTGGTGATGATCGTTTGCAAAAACAATCTTCTGGAACTGTGGTGCCAGATTCTTTTACACATGGTACTTCTGTTCAAAGAATGCGTTGGTTTAAAAAAGGTTTTGAAACTGGCGATATTAACCAAGGTGATACTTTTAACGCAAATTCCTTATAA
- a CDS encoding DUF6263 family protein — MKKLILLLFVITANISLAQETALLRLNYEKGAAYDVSMNVSQEMGAIMSMGMNINMTSKITDVEGDTYDSEMKFTKLTMDMLQGGNAMSFDSTKSDEELDAVGKQMKTQMQPMLEALMFAKGNNLGEIIDIKIEPNVMGMEDIVKQSSSVVYPKEAVKVGDSWTMTKEEKGMKMDFVYTVKSIDKDNVNLVISGDVSGMATGKIAGNMQIDAVSGVPMSSIVTMLMNINGQEMTTKVTMETTKK; from the coding sequence ATGAAAAAATTAATTCTTTTACTATTCGTTATTACTGCAAATATTTCTTTAGCGCAAGAAACTGCTTTACTTCGATTAAATTATGAAAAAGGTGCTGCTTATGATGTTTCTATGAATGTTTCTCAAGAAATGGGTGCAATAATGTCTATGGGAATGAATATTAACATGACATCGAAGATTACAGATGTAGAAGGTGATACGTATGATAGTGAAATGAAATTTACCAAATTGACAATGGATATGTTGCAAGGAGGAAATGCAATGAGTTTCGATTCTACAAAAAGTGACGAAGAGTTGGATGCAGTTGGAAAACAAATGAAAACACAGATGCAACCAATGTTGGAAGCTTTAATGTTTGCTAAAGGAAATAATTTAGGTGAAATTATAGACATAAAAATTGAGCCAAATGTTATGGGAATGGAAGATATTGTTAAGCAATCTAGCAGTGTAGTTTATCCAAAGGAGGCTGTGAAAGTAGGTGATAGTTGGACAATGACCAAAGAAGAAAAAGGCATGAAAATGGATTTTGTTTATACAGTAAAATCTATTGATAAGGACAATGTAAATTTAGTTATATCTGGTGATGTTTCTGGAATGGCTACTGGTAAAATAGCTGGAAACATGCAAATTGATGCAGTATCAGGGGTTCCTATGAGTTCAATAGTTACTATGTTAATGAATATAAATGGACAAGAAATGACGACTAAAGTAACTATGGAAACAACTAAAAAATAG
- a CDS encoding DEAD/DEAH box helicase: protein MQFTEFPFHTSILKAVAEERFHTPTLVQEQAIPFVLSKKNVIVSAQTGTGKTAAFALPIIQLLLDKQVDENETKKIKSLIVTPTRELAIQILENFKSYSKYTDLTTTAVFGGVSLEPQKEELAKGIDILVATPGRLIDLHLQGYIDLSEVEIFVLDEADLMLDMGFINDVKRIEKLTPRKKQTLLFSATIPEKIDELAKSVIKNAVKIDINPEETTAKNIGQLLYYLPKKHKTELCLNLLRYTINGKIIIFRRTKMGVDKLEQTLLKNDYKVTSIHGDKSQIVRNKAIVDFKNKKANILIATDVAARGIDITNVDAIINFDIPNVPETYIHRIGRTGRAGKSGIAFSFCSPDENGYIKSIEALIEKPIKIITDHPFVINKPKKKKLQPNTISENKKGRKSENSKKNKKRWY from the coding sequence ATGCAGTTTACTGAGTTTCCTTTCCATACATCAATCTTAAAAGCAGTTGCTGAAGAGCGTTTTCACACACCAACTTTAGTACAAGAACAAGCAATTCCATTCGTTTTATCAAAAAAAAATGTAATTGTTTCTGCGCAAACTGGAACTGGAAAAACAGCTGCTTTTGCTTTGCCAATTATTCAATTATTGTTGGATAAACAAGTTGATGAAAATGAAACTAAAAAGATAAAATCTTTAATAGTTACACCAACTCGTGAGTTGGCAATTCAAATTTTAGAGAACTTTAAAAGTTATAGCAAATATACAGATTTAACAACTACTGCTGTTTTTGGAGGCGTTTCTTTAGAACCTCAAAAAGAAGAATTAGCAAAAGGAATTGATATTTTAGTAGCAACTCCAGGAAGATTAATTGATTTGCATTTGCAAGGTTATATCGATTTAAGCGAAGTTGAAATTTTTGTTTTAGATGAAGCAGATTTAATGCTAGACATGGGTTTTATCAATGATGTAAAAAGAATTGAAAAACTTACTCCAAGAAAAAAACAAACACTTTTATTTTCTGCAACCATTCCAGAAAAAATTGACGAATTAGCAAAATCTGTGATTAAAAACGCAGTTAAAATTGATATAAATCCTGAAGAAACGACTGCGAAAAATATTGGTCAGTTATTGTATTATCTACCAAAAAAGCACAAAACAGAATTGTGTTTAAATTTGTTACGCTATACAATTAACGGAAAAATCATCATTTTTAGACGCACCAAAATGGGTGTTGATAAATTGGAGCAAACACTTTTAAAAAACGATTACAAAGTAACAAGTATTCATGGTGATAAATCTCAAATTGTTAGAAATAAAGCCATTGTCGATTTCAAAAATAAAAAAGCCAATATTTTAATTGCTACAGATGTTGCAGCAAGAGGAATTGATATTACCAATGTAGATGCCATTATCAATTTTGATATTCCTAATGTGCCAGAAACCTACATTCATAGAATTGGTAGAACTGGTAGAGCTGGTAAATCTGGTATTGCATTTTCTTTCTGTTCACCAGATGAAAATGGATACATCAAATCTATAGAAGCTTTAATTGAAAAACCAATTAAGATTATTACAGATCATCCTTTTGTAATTAACAAACCAAAGAAAAAGAAATTACAACCCAATACCATCAGCGAAAATAAAAAAGGCCGAAAATCTGAAAATTCTAAGAAAAACAAAAAACGTTGGTATTAA
- a CDS encoding SDR family oxidoreductase has protein sequence MQLTNKTVLITGGASGIGKIMVRLSLERKAKVIIWDINQTGIDNTIAEFKNLGEISGYKVDVSNPTQIEVTAKKVKQEIGFVDVIINNAGIIVGKYFYEHSNEEIDNTMAINSSAPMYITKAFLGDMLQKNTGHICNIASSGGLISNPKMAVYVASKWSLIGFSDSLRVEMKQLKKNINVTTIMPYYINTGMFDGVKSSKIKILEPEAASLTIIKAIEKNKKMVTIPGYLYRFVKIGQATMSINFFDWFAGSALGIYKTMEAFTGRKK, from the coding sequence ATGCAACTAACAAACAAAACAGTTTTAATAACAGGTGGCGCTTCTGGAATTGGTAAAATAATGGTTCGTTTGTCTTTAGAACGAAAAGCAAAAGTGATTATTTGGGACATCAACCAAACAGGAATTGATAATACAATTGCCGAATTTAAAAATCTTGGAGAAATTTCTGGTTATAAAGTAGATGTTTCAAACCCAACACAAATAGAAGTAACTGCCAAAAAAGTAAAACAAGAAATTGGTTTTGTTGATGTAATTATCAATAACGCTGGAATTATCGTGGGTAAATATTTTTACGAGCATTCCAATGAAGAAATTGACAATACTATGGCAATCAATTCCTCTGCTCCAATGTACATTACCAAAGCTTTTTTAGGTGATATGTTGCAGAAAAACACCGGTCATATTTGTAATATTGCTTCCTCTGGAGGTTTAATTTCCAATCCAAAAATGGCAGTTTATGTGGCCAGTAAATGGTCTTTAATTGGTTTTTCTGATAGCTTACGCGTGGAAATGAAACAGCTTAAAAAGAACATAAACGTTACTACAATTATGCCTTATTACATCAATACAGGTATGTTTGATGGCGTAAAATCATCCAAAATAAAAATTTTAGAACCTGAAGCTGCTTCTTTAACCATTATAAAAGCGATTGAAAAAAACAAAAAAATGGTTACAATTCCTGGTTATTTATACAGATTTGTAAAAATCGGACAAGCAACAATGTCTATCAACTTTTTTGATTGGTTTGCAGGTTCTGCATTAGGAATTTACAAAACTATGGAAGCTTTTACAGGGCGAAAAAAGTAG
- a CDS encoding SDR family oxidoreductase, whose amino-acid sequence MKKTALITGASSGLGKEFAKIHAKKGGDLVIVARSKDKLVALKEELEKKYKVHVSVIEKDLTEPNAALDVYNFVKFSKIDVDYLINNAGFGGIGKFYERPWDKDLSMIQLNIIGLTDLTRKFLPDFVTKNSGKILNVSSTASLMAGPMQAVYFATKAYVTSFSNAISEELHDTNITVTALMPGATETDFGKTSGMDKTDLFKSTADPKKVAEDGYNAMINGDLEIISGVSFAQKIMMKAIPVTPKSVLLKQVRKMQEPNNS is encoded by the coding sequence ATGAAAAAAACAGCTTTAATTACAGGTGCAAGTAGTGGTTTAGGAAAAGAATTTGCAAAAATTCATGCTAAAAAAGGGGGAGATTTAGTAATTGTAGCCAGAAGCAAAGACAAATTAGTTGCTTTAAAAGAAGAGTTAGAAAAAAAATATAAAGTGCATGTTAGTGTTATAGAAAAAGATTTAACCGAACCAAATGCAGCACTTGACGTTTATAATTTTGTAAAATTCAGTAAAATTGATGTTGATTACTTAATTAACAACGCTGGCTTTGGTGGTATTGGTAAATTTTATGAAAGACCTTGGGACAAAGATTTATCCATGATTCAACTAAATATTATTGGTTTAACCGATTTAACACGTAAATTTTTACCAGATTTTGTTACAAAAAATAGTGGAAAAATTTTGAATGTTTCCTCTACTGCAAGTTTAATGGCTGGCCCTATGCAAGCTGTATATTTTGCTACAAAAGCGTATGTAACTTCTTTTAGTAATGCTATTTCAGAAGAATTACATGACACAAATATTACAGTAACTGCTCTAATGCCAGGTGCAACAGAAACTGACTTTGGTAAAACTTCTGGAATGGATAAAACTGATTTATTTAAAAGCACAGCAGACCCTAAAAAAGTTGCAGAAGATGGTTATAATGCTATGATAAATGGCGATTTAGAAATTATTTCTGGTGTTTCTTTCGCACAAAAAATAATGATGAAAGCAATACCTGTTACACCTAAAAGTGTATTATTAAAACAAGTAAGAAAAATGCAAGAACCAAATAATAGTTAG
- the lon gene encoding endopeptidase La → MSKTKVIKIDNLSFQEMMNEDSELIPLMTPEDEEIINKESVPKTLPILPLRNTVLFPGVVIPITAGRDKSIQLIKDANKGDKIIGVVAQRNEDEEDPTLKDINTTGVVAQILRVLKMPDGNTTVIIQGKKRFEIEEIIQDEPYLKATVKEAVEDKKVENKKEFEAIIDAIKEQALAVIKENPMLPSEASFAIKNIQSNSFLVNFIASNMDLSVMQKQIILEKDSLKERALLTLKNLNKELQKLKLKNDIQSKTREDLDQQQREYYLNQQLKTIQEELGGVSNDQELEEMRKKAKTKKWTKEVGKTFEKELNRLKRMNPQAADYGVQRSYLELLLELPWGIFSKDKFDLKHATKVLDRDHFGLEKVKERIIEHLAVLKLRNDMKSPIICLYGPPGVGKTSLGKSIAEALGRKYVRMSLGGLRDEAEIRGHRKTYIGAMPGRLIQNLKKAGTSNPVFVLDEIDKLGQSHQGDPSSAMLEVLDPEQNEAFYDNYLEVGYDLSKVLFIATANNLGQIPWALRDRMEIINVTGYTIEEKTEIAKRHLLPKQLKEHGLTTKDLKLGKKQIEQIVEGYTRESGVRGLEKQVAKVVRFAAKSIALEEEYDISLSSEKVEAILGTPRNRDKFENNDVAGVVTGLAWTRVGGDILFIESILSKGKGALSITGNLGNVMKESATIALQYIKSNAEEFGIKPEILEKYNVHVHVPEGATPKDGPSAGITMLTSLVSSYTQRKVKNKLAMTGEITLRGKVLPVGGIKEKILAAKRANIKEIILCEDNRKDILEIKESYLKGLTFHYVSDMKQVIEIALTKQKVTNAKKLV, encoded by the coding sequence ATGAGCAAAACAAAAGTTATAAAAATAGACAACTTGTCTTTTCAGGAAATGATGAATGAAGATTCAGAATTAATTCCTTTAATGACGCCAGAAGATGAGGAAATCATCAATAAAGAAAGCGTTCCGAAAACATTACCAATTTTACCTTTAAGAAATACAGTGTTATTTCCAGGAGTTGTAATTCCTATTACAGCTGGTAGAGATAAATCGATTCAATTAATTAAAGATGCTAATAAAGGCGATAAAATAATTGGAGTTGTTGCGCAACGTAATGAAGATGAGGAAGATCCTACTTTAAAGGACATCAATACAACAGGAGTTGTAGCACAAATTTTACGTGTTTTAAAAATGCCTGATGGTAATACAACAGTAATCATCCAAGGAAAAAAACGTTTTGAAATTGAAGAAATAATTCAAGATGAACCGTATTTAAAAGCCACTGTAAAAGAAGCTGTAGAAGATAAAAAAGTTGAGAATAAAAAAGAATTTGAGGCTATTATAGATGCTATCAAAGAACAAGCTTTAGCCGTAATTAAGGAAAACCCGATGTTACCAAGTGAAGCTTCTTTTGCCATTAAAAATATTCAATCAAATTCGTTTTTGGTCAATTTTATTGCTTCCAATATGGATTTGTCTGTAATGCAAAAACAAATTATTTTAGAAAAAGATAGTTTAAAAGAACGTGCATTATTAACGCTGAAAAATTTAAACAAAGAGCTTCAAAAATTAAAGTTGAAGAATGATATTCAGTCTAAAACTCGTGAAGATTTAGATCAGCAACAGCGTGAATATTATTTAAATCAGCAATTAAAAACCATTCAAGAAGAATTGGGAGGTGTTTCTAACGATCAAGAATTGGAGGAAATGCGCAAAAAAGCCAAAACTAAAAAGTGGACGAAAGAAGTAGGTAAAACTTTTGAAAAAGAGTTGAATCGTTTAAAAAGAATGAATCCACAAGCTGCTGATTATGGTGTGCAAAGAAGCTATTTAGAGTTGCTATTAGAATTGCCTTGGGGAATTTTCTCTAAAGATAAATTCGATTTAAAGCATGCAACCAAAGTTTTAGATAGAGATCATTTTGGGTTAGAAAAAGTAAAAGAAAGAATTATAGAACATTTGGCAGTTTTAAAGTTGAGAAACGATATGAAATCGCCAATCATCTGTTTATATGGGCCTCCAGGAGTTGGTAAAACTTCGTTAGGAAAATCGATTGCAGAAGCTTTAGGACGTAAATATGTTCGTATGTCTTTAGGTGGTTTGCGAGATGAAGCAGAAATTAGAGGTCACAGAAAAACTTATATTGGTGCAATGCCAGGAAGATTAATCCAAAACCTTAAAAAAGCAGGTACTTCAAATCCAGTTTTTGTGTTAGATGAAATTGATAAATTAGGACAAAGTCATCAAGGAGATCCATCTTCTGCAATGTTAGAGGTGTTAGATCCTGAACAAAATGAAGCTTTTTACGATAATTATTTAGAAGTTGGTTACGATTTATCGAAAGTACTTTTTATTGCAACAGCCAATAATTTAGGTCAAATTCCTTGGGCTTTAAGAGATAGAATGGAAATTATTAATGTTACAGGTTATACAATTGAAGAAAAAACGGAAATTGCTAAAAGACATTTATTACCAAAACAATTAAAAGAACATGGTTTAACAACCAAAGATTTAAAGTTAGGTAAAAAACAAATAGAGCAAATTGTAGAAGGTTATACTCGTGAATCTGGTGTTCGTGGTTTAGAAAAACAAGTCGCAAAAGTGGTACGTTTTGCAGCAAAAAGTATTGCTTTAGAGGAGGAATATGATATTTCATTATCATCAGAAAAAGTAGAAGCTATTTTAGGAACACCAAGAAACAGAGATAAGTTCGAAAATAACGATGTTGCAGGTGTTGTTACTGGTTTGGCTTGGACAAGAGTTGGTGGTGATATTTTATTCATAGAATCTATTTTATCTAAAGGAAAAGGAGCACTTTCCATTACTGGTAACTTAGGAAATGTAATGAAAGAGTCTGCAACAATAGCATTACAATACATAAAATCGAATGCAGAAGAATTTGGTATAAAACCAGAAATTCTTGAGAAATATAATGTACATGTGCATGTGCCTGAAGGTGCAACTCCAAAAGATGGACCAAGTGCAGGTATTACCATGTTAACTTCATTAGTTTCTTCTTATACACAACGTAAAGTAAAAAACAAACTAGCCATGACTGGTGAAATTACCTTACGTGGAAAAGTGTTACCAGTTGGTGGAATTAAAGAAAAAATTCTGGCTGCAAAAAGAGCAAACATTAAAGAAATTATTTTGTGTGAAGACAATAGAAAGGACATTCTTGAAATAAAAGAAAGCTATTTAAAAGGCTTAACTTTTCATTACGTTTCAGATATGAAACAAGTCATTGAAATTGCGCTTACAAAGCAAAAAGTTACAAATGCTAAGAAATTAGTTTAG
- a CDS encoding GNAT family N-acetyltransferase, with protein sequence MIEIKKATDKDIKTLSIVSSKAFYVPHKDVIPKDIMDNYIRTNFNEENLLKEISNPEFQYYLLYKNDVLAGFSKIIINSKNIHIKEENVTKMERLYLLEEFYGTGLGQQLFDYILKLAKQQNQKGIWLYVWIKNYRAIDFYKKVGFKKIADYYFPISETETRINDVLYLEF encoded by the coding sequence ATGATTGAAATTAAAAAAGCAACTGATAAAGATATAAAAACTTTATCGATAGTTAGCAGCAAAGCTTTTTATGTACCCCATAAAGATGTAATTCCTAAGGATATTATGGACAATTACATTCGTACTAATTTTAACGAAGAAAACTTACTAAAAGAAATTTCGAATCCTGAATTTCAATATTATTTACTTTATAAAAACGATGTTTTAGCAGGCTTTTCAAAAATAATTATCAACTCTAAAAATATACACATAAAAGAAGAAAACGTTACCAAAATGGAACGTTTATATCTCTTGGAAGAATTTTATGGAACTGGCTTAGGACAACAATTATTTGATTACATTTTAAAATTAGCAAAACAACAAAACCAAAAAGGAATTTGGTTATATGTTTGGATTAAGAATTATAGAGCCATTGATTTTTATAAAAAAGTTGGTTTTAAAAAAATTGCTGATTACTATTTTCCTATTTCTGAAACAGAAACAAGAATTAATGATGTTTTATATTTAGAATTCTGA
- a CDS encoding transglutaminase domain-containing protein → MQKALFVCIFFVNICVAQIADFNHINFSKADDIAKSYRSKNLLNLNEITFNITKDLETDLEKLRAIYVWICNNIANDFGLYTKNKRKRERFQKDSIRLHEWNSEFKTLLFKRLLKKKKTICTGYAYLLKEMCKIVGIEAKIVNGFGRTSTVDFSTLTEANHSWNMVKIDEKWYVCDPTWATGISFPEEGRFDFQFNEGYFLTTPQLFFKNHFPMVKEFSLLKGKTPTLQEFIEMPLLYGEAYNFLESHISPNKMYQEIKQNDVFTFEYQLKKNIIINDLKLISSTGNNDRTLKPEINLQNKKLAITYQFKHKGFYDVHLYHQKKIIATYTFNVTD, encoded by the coding sequence ATGCAAAAAGCTCTTTTTGTGTGTATTTTCTTTGTGAATATTTGTGTTGCTCAAATTGCTGATTTTAACCACATCAATTTTTCTAAAGCAGATGATATTGCAAAATCATATCGAAGCAAAAATTTATTAAACCTAAATGAAATTACTTTTAATATTACCAAAGATTTAGAAACGGACCTAGAAAAATTACGTGCTATATACGTTTGGATTTGTAATAATATTGCCAATGACTTTGGCTTATACACAAAGAATAAGCGAAAAAGAGAACGATTTCAAAAAGATTCCATTCGTTTACACGAATGGAATTCTGAATTTAAAACACTTTTATTTAAAAGATTACTAAAAAAGAAGAAAACCATCTGTACAGGCTATGCATATTTACTCAAAGAAATGTGTAAAATTGTGGGGATTGAGGCCAAAATAGTCAATGGTTTTGGCAGAACTAGTACTGTTGATTTTTCTACACTTACAGAAGCTAACCATTCTTGGAATATGGTAAAAATTGATGAAAAGTGGTATGTATGCGATCCTACTTGGGCAACAGGAATCTCTTTTCCTGAAGAAGGTAGATTTGATTTTCAATTTAATGAAGGCTATTTTTTAACAACACCTCAACTATTTTTTAAAAATCATTTTCCGATGGTAAAAGAATTTTCTTTGTTAAAAGGCAAAACCCCTACTCTACAGGAATTTATAGAAATGCCACTTTTGTATGGTGAAGCTTATAATTTTTTGGAAAGCCATATTTCTCCAAATAAAATGTATCAAGAAATCAAACAAAATGATGTTTTTACTTTTGAATATCAACTGAAAAAAAATATTATTATTAATGACTTAAAACTTATTAGTTCAACTGGAAATAATGATAGAACTCTAAAACCTGAAATAAATTTACAGAATAAAAAGTTGGCAATAACCTATCAATTTAAACATAAAGGTTTCTACGATGTGCATTTATATCATCAAAAAAAAATAATTGCGACTTATACTTTTAATGTTACTGATTAA